Proteins from a genomic interval of Stenotrophomonas sp. 24(2023):
- a CDS encoding RluA family pseudouridine synthase: MIHLHYIDDALLVAEKPAGLLSVPGRSPENQDCVVARLQALYPDALTVHRLDQVTSGLLLHARGKAMQAALSAQFAQRTVGKRYEAIVEGLLDAEAGEVDLPLIVDWPNRPKQMIDHERGKPALTRWRVLGRDVQAQRTRVALEPVTGRSHQLRLHMASLGHPIVGDVLYGAVPAARVHLHACALAFTHPVTGAALAFESAAPF; encoded by the coding sequence ATGATCCACCTGCACTACATCGATGACGCGCTGCTGGTGGCGGAAAAGCCGGCCGGTCTGCTGTCCGTGCCCGGGCGTTCGCCGGAGAACCAGGACTGCGTGGTGGCGCGCCTGCAGGCGCTGTACCCCGATGCGCTGACCGTGCACCGGCTGGACCAGGTGACCTCCGGCCTGCTGCTGCATGCGCGCGGCAAGGCCATGCAGGCGGCGCTGTCGGCGCAGTTCGCACAGCGCACGGTGGGCAAGCGCTATGAGGCGATCGTGGAGGGGCTGCTGGATGCCGAGGCCGGCGAGGTGGACCTGCCGTTGATCGTGGACTGGCCGAACCGGCCGAAGCAGATGATCGACCACGAACGCGGCAAGCCGGCGTTGACGCGCTGGCGCGTGCTGGGCCGCGATGTCCAGGCGCAGCGCACGCGGGTGGCGCTGGAGCCGGTGACCGGCCGCAGCCATCAGCTGCGGCTGCACATGGCCAGCCTTGGCCATCCGATTGTGGGGGACGTGCTGTATGGCGCCGTGCCGGCGGCGCGTGTGCACCTGCATGCGTGCGCGCTGGCGTTCACCCACCCGGTGACGGGTGCCGCGCTGGCGTTCGAGTCCGCGGCGCCGTTCTAA